One window of the Candidatus Cloacimonadota bacterium genome contains the following:
- a CDS encoding iron-containing alcohol dehydrogenase encodes MDSFIMHNPTRVHFGVGTIERIGPELQSAGVRKCLLVAGGGSIRANGVYEQVSKSLRGSRIDWTEAWGVQANPTLEKVYELIALTKTEQVDAILAVGGGSVIDSVKATAAGFYLRDVWNAFTGVERIEQALPVFTVLTLSATGSEMNGNAVITHTEEQKKWSIGSPLLYPRVSIIDPSVQSSLPWRQTVNGALDATAHILEYFFMDSPAETTRAINVALLKTITSATNRLQQNPADLVARGNLAWCATLALNGISGAGLQGGDWACHSIEHAFSVLDPRIAHGEGLGVIFPAWIEYVSERQPARFEYWAKNVHGADSVSHALRHFRDQIEAWGSATCLRDLGIREDQLSQLRDIILQSPGLGRIIEFGTADIEALLMLAF; translated from the coding sequence ATGGATTCCTTCATTATGCACAACCCCACCCGGGTCCATTTTGGGGTGGGAACGATAGAGCGGATCGGACCAGAACTTCAGAGTGCCGGAGTGCGCAAATGCCTGCTGGTGGCTGGTGGAGGCTCGATTCGCGCGAATGGCGTGTACGAACAGGTCAGTAAAAGTCTCCGGGGCAGCCGGATCGACTGGACCGAGGCTTGGGGTGTGCAGGCCAATCCCACTCTGGAAAAGGTGTATGAGCTGATTGCCCTTACCAAAACCGAGCAAGTGGACGCCATCCTGGCCGTGGGAGGAGGCAGCGTTATAGACAGCGTTAAAGCCACCGCGGCAGGTTTTTACCTGCGGGATGTGTGGAACGCTTTCACCGGAGTGGAAAGGATAGAACAGGCTTTGCCCGTCTTCACGGTGCTCACGCTTTCCGCCACCGGCAGCGAGATGAACGGCAACGCCGTGATCACCCACACTGAAGAGCAAAAGAAGTGGAGCATTGGCTCCCCGCTACTCTATCCGCGCGTTTCCATCATCGATCCCTCTGTGCAAAGCAGCCTGCCCTGGCGCCAGACGGTGAACGGAGCCCTGGATGCCACGGCGCACATTCTGGAATACTTTTTCATGGACAGCCCGGCAGAAACTACACGCGCCATCAATGTGGCCCTGCTTAAAACCATCACTTCAGCCACCAACAGGCTGCAGCAGAACCCCGCCGACCTCGTGGCCCGCGGAAACCTGGCCTGGTGCGCCACCCTGGCTCTCAACGGCATCAGCGGCGCAGGCCTTCAGGGCGGTGACTGGGCCTGCCACAGCATTGAGCACGCTTTTTCCGTTCTGGACCCCCGCATCGCCCACGGAGAGGGCCTAGGAGTGATTTTTCCCGCCTGGATCGAGTATGTAAGCGAAAGACAGCCCGCCCGCTTCGAATATTGGGCTAAAAACGTGCATGGCGCCGACAGCGTGTCCCACGCCCTGCGCCACTTTCGCGACCAGATAGAAGCTTGGGGTTCAGCGACTTGCCTGCGCGACCTCGGCATACGCGAAGACCAGCTTTCCCAGTTGCGGGACATCATCCTGCAGTCACCGGGACTGGGCAGGATCATCGAATTCGGCACCGCGGACATCGAAGCCCTGCTGATGCTGGCCTTCTGA